TTGATGGGATCTCCGTAAAGATTTTGTTGAATCTTCGCGGTCGCCTTTTTGGCGTCACAAAAAAGCGTCGTATCCCAACCTCCAGCCGCGTGAAGCGCAATCACGTACGGCCCACCATAACCACCGGTTTCGGCTTCGCTCCGCCACGGCAAAAACATGGAGAGCGCGCCGAGCGATCCGAGTTGCAAGAGTTGTCGTCGTTTCATGGCTTGCTCTTTCATTCGTAGATGAAGCGGACGTCCGAAAAGATGTAAGCGACGACGGCCATCCATGGGCCAATCGTGTATTTGTCGTCGTGATCGATCTTTTGCCCCTCGGGCAGTTCCTCGTCGAATGCGTAGCAGGTCGGATCGTAATCCAACCAACCGGGCGTTCCGCAAGAATAAATCTGCGACGACTTCCTGTTCCATATTCCGAGGCAATCCCAGGGGAGATACCACGCATCGCCCGCCGTCGAGATCTCCTGGTACGTATCGCGGAAAATGGCATATGCCGCGTCGATTTCGGGATCGTCCGGCCCGTGTGTTTCCCCGAGCGCTCGTTCGAAGAGCTCCACGATCGTCGCGCGAATCTTCGCCTCGCCATTTTCGGGTGTCGTGTCCCGCTCGACGCCTTTGAGCAGCGTCCTCGATTCTGCCGGTTGCGTGAATTCGAACGCCACCGTGCGACAGGCGATTTCATTCGCCATGCGCTCGGAAATGTTCGCCACGAGCGGGTTGGCGCTCGTGAGGCGCGTGGTCACGGCCAGCGAATCTATACCACCGTATAAGATCATATACCGTTCGTATAAATCGTGTGGACGTTGCCCCTTCGAGCCCCAGCCGCCGATCGACCACGGAATGCCCGCCGCCGCTTCGATTTTTCTATCGAGAATTTCCGGCGGTAAGAGCCTTCCCGCACCGATTTCCAAAGCAAGTTGAGGATTGCCCACCTCCGTTCCCTTGAACCGGAAAAACGCGCTCTTCACGATGGCGCGAATGATTTCCTTGTAGTTCTCCCCCGACGTCCTGAAGACTTCGGCGAGCGAATGGAGGAATTTGTCTTGCGCGTCCCACGCAGCGAGTTTTTCTTTGAATGCCGGATCGGCAGGGTCGTCCGGATACCGTAGGACTTCGCGGCCCATGATGCCCTTGTAGGCGACTTGCGAGACGCTCAATGCGAAGCGACTATCCGTCGTGACCATTTTCACGAGCGCCGGGAGAAGGGCCGATTCTTGCCCAGCAATTCGTTCCGTGCCGAATCCCGGCGGGAGCATTTCTTGGTGCGGAATCGTCGCCGCCGTGATTTCGGGATCGTAATCGAAATTCGCGGTGTCCGAATAATTCGAAAACGACGTCGCCACCGGATCGATGAGCGTATGGCAAACAGCGCACGCAGGCGCATTGCGGGTCGGATTGGCAATGCCCGTGAGCGCCGTCGTGTCGACGGGCCTTTGCGCGAGCGCGAGAACGTTGGTCGCAAGAAACGCCTTGTACACCATTCTCGCCCGTGCGCGGTTTTTATTCGTCTCCGTGCTGACCCACCGCCCAAGGAACGCGGGTGTCGTGAGGACGCCGGCATGAGGCACCGGCCCGCGCTCGTTACCAACGACTTTGATTTCTTTCCACTCGCCAAAGTTATCGTACGTCGGCGCAGGAAATTGATTCGCGGCGTTGTATGCAATGGCCGACCAAGGATTGGCCATCGTGTAATCGGCCGTGAGGATTTCACTGAACGGGGCGTTCTTTTGAACCACGTTGGCAATCAAGGCCAATGGCTCTTCGATGAGCGCATCCCGGACCGTCCCCCAATGAGTATAATACTCGTACACGCATTGATCGTAATCTGGCTTGAAGGCGCACTGCGGATCAGGTCCGTCGCGCCAAACGCTCATGGCGGGAAAGTCTTCGAGCCTGAATTGGAACGGGCCGACCTGCACATCGCCGCCTGCATTCGTCAAAAGCACGTCGTTCCACGATTCTTTGACGTGCCGCATGAATCCAGGCTCGGTCATGAGCGCGTCGAGCGCCTTGTCGAAGCTCGCTTCGTCGGAAATGCCTTTTTCGCCGTCCGCCGGCAATCGCCCACCCAGAATGATGGCGGCACGGCGAAATGTCGTCGCCCAGCCATCGACTTCGACGCCCGCGAGCGGATCGACGATGGTGCCGCCGCACGTGCCAGCGGTCGCCTGAACTTGTTTCGCCAATTGCTCGAAGAGCTTGTATTCGGCGCTGTCTTTCCCAATGACGGCACCGCCGACGTGCGTATCGCCGCCGGTTGGCTTGACCAAAAACTTGGGTACGCCGTCGATCTGCTCGCTCACCATACGGCTGACTTGGTCCAAGTTCACATCGAGAAAGTCCGGGTACGCGTCCCATTCGAGCACGAATGCCGCAGCGCGCGATTTCGGGTTGTCGCCCGTGGCAGCAGACCCGCCTGGAGCATGGCACCCGGTGCATTTCGCATTCAGGATGGGCCAAACCTGCTCGGCGAAGAGCTGTCGCGTCTCGGCGCATGCTTGCGCAGCCGTTACTTCGTCGCTCGTGCAGCCCGGCGCCGTCGCGCCCACCGCGAAAAGTGCCGCGGCAGCAAGGACCGCGCCCAACTTCCGTCTCGTTCGTTTTCTCGTTTCGGATGTATCGAGTCCGCTCATTGGACCACGATATCAAGAAATGCGCGCGTTTGGTAACTCCATTTTGCCGACTTCACAGTATCACCCAGGCTTTCATTTTTTAGTGCGAGTAGCCGCATCATTGTTTTGCAGCGTACTCATGTGCTCGCCCCAGTTGCAACCGGAGCCGAGTTGTGGAATCACCATGCTCGACCGAGATGATCGGGACATCGAGCAAAAGGAAACCTCATGGAACCTCTCGTCAGCACCGAATGGCTCGCCGCTGAATTGGGCAAGGACGACCTCGTCATCTTCGATGCGACGAAGTATCTCCCGAACGAAAATCGTGATGGTCGCAATGAATTCATCGCGACGCACATTCCAGGTGCACGTTTTTTCGACATTGATGAAGTCGCAGACAAGGACACTCATTTGCCACACATGGTGCCGTCCGTCGGTCGATTCGAACGGCTCATGGGGGACATGGGCGTGACGAATACCATGCGCGTGGTGTTTTACGATCAAAAAGGCATTGCTTCTTCGGCGCGAGGGTATTGGCTCATGCGACTTTTCGGACACGATGCCGTCGCCGTGCTGGATGGAGGGCTCCCGAAATGGCGTAACGAAGGGCGTGTGCTGCAATCGGGCGAGCCATCTGCGCCGATTGCCACGAAATTCTCGGCTGCGTTTCGTGCGCAGCGCCTGCGAGGCGTGGGGGACATGCTCGCCAATCTCGCGACGAAAGCTGAAATCGTGCTCGATGCGCGTGGAGCGGGGCGATTTGCAGGGACAGAGCCCGAACCGCGCCCGGGCGTCCGATCGGGTCACATCCCTGGAGCCATGAATTTACCTTATGCCCAATTGCTCGGCCCGGGCGGCACGTTCCTGCCGCCGGATGCATTGCGGGAGCGATTTGCAAAGGCGGGTATCGATGGAAGCAAACCCGTCGTGACGAGTTGCGGCACGGGCGTCACGGCCTGCATTCTTTCGCTCGGAATGAGACTCGCCGGTTTGCCCGAAGCACCCGTGTACGACGGCTCGTGGACCGAATGGGGCAGCCGAACGGACACGCCGATTGAAACGGGGTGAGCCGAACCGTCACGGGGCACCTTCCGCCCCTCGATCACGCAATCGATATCCAACGCCCGGCTCGGTCACCAGCAATTTGGGTCGTGCTGGGTTCGATTCGATCTTCTTCCGCAACTCGGCCATGTGCACGCGCACGTAATGCGCCTGATTTGCATACACTGGCCCCCATACTTCTTTCAAGATTTGCTGATGTGTCAATACCTTGCCGGCATGCTGAGCCAGTAGCACGAGCAACTTGTATTCAATGGGCGTAAGGTGCACTTCACGACCAGCAATCGTTACCTCGCGGCGCACCAAATCTATTTTCAATTCGCCAAACTCCAACACTTGCACGGCCTTCGTGGCGCTCGAGCCTCGAGCGTGGCGCAACGCAACGCGCATACGCGCCAATAGTTCGTTCACGCCGAAAGGTTTTGTCAAGTAATCGTCTGCGCCGGCATCGAGCGCCGCCACCTTGTCGTCTTCTCGGCCGCGGGCAGAGATGACGATGATCGGCATGCGGCTCCATTCACGAATTCGCCGCGTGACATCGATTCCGTCGCCGTCGGGGAGCCCGAGATCGAGAAGGACGAGCTCCGGGTTATGTGTCGTCGCGAGCATCAATGCTTCGGCCGACGTGCTTGCCTCGAGCAACCTATAGCCGTGCGAACCAAGCGTGGCGCGCATGAATCGCAGCATTTGCGGTTCGTCTTCGACGACCAATACCAGCGCGCGAGGATCGGTCATGGGGATACCTCGTCTGCGGTCGATTGGACGGACTGAATGGAGGGAACCTGCCCGACCTGCGGCAGAACGATACGCACGAGGGCGCCGCCGCTCGGGCGATTTTCTGCAGAAATGACGCCTCCATGTGCTTCGACGATCGCTCTGCAAATAGGAAGCCCGAGTCCAGCGCCTGATTTGCCGGCATGTTCGCCCCGGAAAAACTTCTCGAAAACGCGTTCCTCGGTCCCCGGGACAAACCCTCGACCGGAATCTCGTATTTCGAGAACGACAGCATCATCGACCCTGCGCGCTGCGATTTCGACCGGTGATCCCGCGGGAGTGTAGCGCGAGACATTTTCCAACAAATTGACGAATACTTGCTCGAAAAGAACCGCATCCACCGAAAGCAGCGGAAGCGAATCAGGCAAATCGATTTGTATGGGCCTTTCTCCAAGATATCGTTCGAGGCGGTTCAGTGCCGAGCCAACCACTTCTTCGAACGGGACCCACTCGCGTTTCAAAGCGACGGGACCGGATTCGAGCCGCGTCATGTCGAGCAAATTGGCGACCAGGCGCTCGAGGCGTTCGGCTTCGTCACAAATGGTCTCGAGCAGCTCGGTGCGACTATTCGCGCCAAGTCCTCGATCGTCGCGGAGCGCAGTTGCGGCGCCCGTAATCGAAGCGAGCGGTGTTCTGAGGTCGTGCGAAACTGCGGACAGCAATGCGCTGCGCGTTTCTTCCGTTTTTGCGCGCAATGCGGCGGCCCTCGCTTCGGTCGAAAGCCGCACGCGCTCCAGCGCAAATGCCGATTGACGACAGAATGCTTCCAAAAACGCCCGTTGCTCCACCCCGAGCGGCGACGTTGGAGCGAGCGCGAGCACGCCGAGGACCGAGCCGCCCACGCTGAGCGGAGCGCATACGATTTTCGAGCCGGGGAGCGTGTCCGTTCCAAAACCACATAATCGCCCATGCTCGAGCGCCCAGCGTGCCACGGTGAGCTCCTTGGTATCCGCGACGGTCGAAGCCGGCTCGGCTGCCAGCGTATGCAGCTCGCCACTTTCATTCACGCGCAGAACCATCGCGGGCGCACCGAATACCCCCGCTGCCTGATGCGCGACGATCTCTGCAATCCCGAGCTCGTCGGCAGCAGCCGCGAGATTGCGACTGAGCGCATAAAGCGCCGCCGTACGCTCCTCGCGATGCCGAGCATCTTGCTCCTGCCTGCGAATGCGCGCGGTCAATTCACTGATGAAAAATCCCACGCCGAACATCATCAAGAAAGTCAATAAATATCGCCCATCGGCAACATCCAACAGGTGAAACGGTGGCACGAAAAACAAATCGTACGCGACGACCGAAAGCGCCGCGGCGAGAATCGAAGGCCCTCGCCCCAGATATGCCGCAGCCACCATGACGGCGACGAAATACAATACTTCGATATCCGGCACCGCATACACGGCCTTGGCCGTGGCTGCAATACCCGTCGCCGCAGCGACGATGAGCGCCGCGAGCACATACGACGTCATTGCCGCGGGCGGCTTTTTTACAATGATTTTTTCCGTCTTCTCGTCCGCCGTGGGATTGCCGCTGATGACGTCTCCACTTCCTCGAGCGCGCTTCTCGAGAGCCTCCGCTTCCTTCGCGCGACGTAACAACACATCGGGATCGGGTCTCCCATCATCCTCGGTCGGTGCATCTGTGGTCGAATTCTTCATCGCGAAGTGCTCACGGTCGCTCGTTCTTCGTAAGCTCATCGCGGGCAAGATTCAAGGCTCGTCGTAACGGCAGCAAGAACGACGATTACCGCTTACAAATCAATCTGCATGCCGAGCTCGACCACGCGTCCCGGGGGCAAACCGAAGTACGCCGTCGCCGGCCGTGCATTGCGTGAAATGAACGCAAAGAGCGCTTTTCTCCACTTCATCATGCGCGAGTTTCCAGTCGTCAGCAATGTCTCGCGCCCGAGGTAATAACTCGTGTCGTGAAGCTCGACGGTGAGCCCGTGCTCTTTGCATGCGACGAGGACGTTCGGAACGTTCGGCGTTTGCATGAATCCGTAAAGTGCCTTCACCCGGTAAAACCCGTGCCCCAAGTGTTCGACCGTAATACGTTCGTCGGGTGGTACCTCGGGCACCTTTTGGTTCACGACCGAAAGAAAAACGATTTGCTCGTGAAGTACTTTGTTGTGCTTGAAATGGTGAAGGAGCACGGGCGGAATGCCATGAGGGTTCGACGCCATGAATACCGCCGTTCCCGGAACGCGTTGCGGTTTCGTTCGCTGCACGTCCTCGATGAACGCGTCAATGGGAAGAATGTTCGATTTGAAAGCTTGAGCGAGGAATC
The Polyangiaceae bacterium genome window above contains:
- the sseA gene encoding 3-mercaptopyruvate sulfurtransferase, with protein sequence MEPLVSTEWLAAELGKDDLVIFDATKYLPNENRDGRNEFIATHIPGARFFDIDEVADKDTHLPHMVPSVGRFERLMGDMGVTNTMRVVFYDQKGIASSARGYWLMRLFGHDAVAVLDGGLPKWRNEGRVLQSGEPSAPIATKFSAAFRAQRLRGVGDMLANLATKAEIVLDARGAGRFAGTEPEPRPGVRSGHIPGAMNLPYAQLLGPGGTFLPPDALRERFAKAGIDGSKPVVTSCGTGVTACILSLGMRLAGLPEAPVYDGSWTEWGSRTDTPIETG
- a CDS encoding DUF4118 domain-containing protein, yielding MKNSTTDAPTEDDGRPDPDVLLRRAKEAEALEKRARGSGDVISGNPTADEKTEKIIVKKPPAAMTSYVLAALIVAAATGIAATAKAVYAVPDIEVLYFVAVMVAAAYLGRGPSILAAALSVVAYDLFFVPPFHLLDVADGRYLLTFLMMFGVGFFISELTARIRRQEQDARHREERTAALYALSRNLAAAADELGIAEIVAHQAAGVFGAPAMVLRVNESGELHTLAAEPASTVADTKELTVARWALEHGRLCGFGTDTLPGSKIVCAPLSVGGSVLGVLALAPTSPLGVEQRAFLEAFCRQSAFALERVRLSTEARAAALRAKTEETRSALLSAVSHDLRTPLASITGAATALRDDRGLGANSRTELLETICDEAERLERLVANLLDMTRLESGPVALKREWVPFEEVVGSALNRLERYLGERPIQIDLPDSLPLLSVDAVLFEQVFVNLLENVSRYTPAGSPVEIAARRVDDAVVLEIRDSGRGFVPGTEERVFEKFFRGEHAGKSGAGLGLPICRAIVEAHGGVISAENRPSGGALVRIVLPQVGQVPSIQSVQSTADEVSP
- a CDS encoding DUF1588 domain-containing protein, whose amino-acid sequence is MSGLDTSETRKRTRRKLGAVLAAAALFAVGATAPGCTSDEVTAAQACAETRQLFAEQVWPILNAKCTGCHAPGGSAATGDNPKSRAAAFVLEWDAYPDFLDVNLDQVSRMVSEQIDGVPKFLVKPTGGDTHVGGAVIGKDSAEYKLFEQLAKQVQATAGTCGGTIVDPLAGVEVDGWATTFRRAAIILGGRLPADGEKGISDEASFDKALDALMTEPGFMRHVKESWNDVLLTNAGGDVQVGPFQFRLEDFPAMSVWRDGPDPQCAFKPDYDQCVYEYYTHWGTVRDALIEEPLALIANVVQKNAPFSEILTADYTMANPWSAIAYNAANQFPAPTYDNFGEWKEIKVVGNERGPVPHAGVLTTPAFLGRWVSTETNKNRARARMVYKAFLATNVLALAQRPVDTTALTGIANPTRNAPACAVCHTLIDPVATSFSNYSDTANFDYDPEITAATIPHQEMLPPGFGTERIAGQESALLPALVKMVTTDSRFALSVSQVAYKGIMGREVLRYPDDPADPAFKEKLAAWDAQDKFLHSLAEVFRTSGENYKEIIRAIVKSAFFRFKGTEVGNPQLALEIGAGRLLPPEILDRKIEAAAGIPWSIGGWGSKGQRPHDLYERYMILYGGIDSLAVTTRLTSANPLVANISERMANEIACRTVAFEFTQPAESRTLLKGVERDTTPENGEAKIRATIVELFERALGETHGPDDPEIDAAYAIFRDTYQEISTAGDAWYLPWDCLGIWNRKSSQIYSCGTPGWLDYDPTCYAFDEELPEGQKIDHDDKYTIGPWMAVVAYIFSDVRFIYE
- a CDS encoding response regulator; translated protein: MTDPRALVLVVEDEPQMLRFMRATLGSHGYRLLEASTSAEALMLATTHNPELVLLDLGLPDGDGIDVTRRIREWSRMPIIVISARGREDDKVAALDAGADDYLTKPFGVNELLARMRVALRHARGSSATKAVQVLEFGELKIDLVRREVTIAGREVHLTPIEYKLLVLLAQHAGKVLTHQQILKEVWGPVYANQAHYVRVHMAELRKKIESNPARPKLLVTEPGVGYRLRDRGAEGAP